One part of the Ovis canadensis isolate MfBH-ARS-UI-01 breed Bighorn chromosome 8, ARS-UI_OviCan_v2, whole genome shotgun sequence genome encodes these proteins:
- the LOC138444956 gene encoding UL16-binding protein 3-like isoform X1 yields the protein MDWKAGPGARLGFAALVLLVAPRFCTAGGDAHSLSYNFTVDLQPGRRQLWCEVQGQVDGEVFLSYDCGHAKIIFTSLLGEEVKTMEAWERQVETLRDIRDWIKDQLHDFALGKRMARDPLTLQARMACRCEDDRHISGSWQFGLNGQMSLHFDLENGHWRVDHPGGRWMKEKWESDRAVTDFLKKVSMGDCRAWLQAFMVRWEEMLKTTASPTTVQPTVQPTVPPTEQPMAPAISPITWIALGVLAIFVIMGIVAWILYKKRRRCSQEAPDRCSVGLRTQSFFGCSSSPVFTLVPGEQTLGIPSLSTSYNDTVAAPSRVSCPI from the exons ATGCTCACTCTCTTTCCTATAACTTCACCGTCGACCTTCAGCCCGGACGTAGACAGCTGTGGTGTGAGGTTCAAGGGCAGGTGGATGGAGAGGTTTTTCTCTCCTATGATTGTGGACATGCTAAGATCATATTCACAAGTCTACTAGGAGAAGAAGTGAAAACCATGGAGGCCTGGGAAAGACAGGTCGAAACACTCAGAGACATCAGGGACTGGATCAAGGACCAACTGCATGACTTTGCACTGGGGAAACGCATGGCCAGAG ACCCCCTCACCCTGCAGGCCAGGATGGCATGTCGCTGTGAGGATGACAGACACATCAGTGGATCCTGGCAGTTTGGCTTGAATGGACAAATGAGTCTCCACTTTGATTTGGAGAATGGCCACTGGAGAGTGGATCACCCTGGAGGCAGATGGATGAAGGAGAAGTGGGAGAGTGACAGGGCAGTGACCGACTTCCTGAAGAAGGTCTCCATGGGAGACTGTCGGGCTTGGCTTCAGGCTTTCATGGTGCGCTGGGAGGAAATGTTGAAGACCACGG CATCACCGACCACGGTCCAGCCTACAGTGCAGCCCACAGTCCCGCCTACAGAGCAGCCCATGGCCCCAGCCATCAGTCCCATCACCTGGATCGCCCTTGGGGTTCTTGCCATTTTTGTCATAATGGGCATCGTAGCCTGGATCCTTTACAAGAAGAG GAGGCGGTGCTCCCAGGAAGCCCCTGACAggtgctctgttggcctcaggactCAGTCTTTCTTTGGTTGCTCTTCTTCTCCTGTGTTCACTTTAGTGCCAGGAGAGCAGACCTTAGGAATCCCAAGTCTGTCTACCAGTTATAACGACACGGTGGCTGCACCATCTCGAGTCTCTTGTCCCATCTGA
- the LOC138444956 gene encoding UL16-binding protein 3-like isoform X2 → MPFLLGFQCWSFFEDAHSLSYNFTVDLQPGRRQLWCEVQGQVDGEVFLSYDCGHAKIIFTSLLGEEVKTMEAWERQVETLRDIRDWIKDQLHDFALGKRMARDPLTLQARMACRCEDDRHISGSWQFGLNGQMSLHFDLENGHWRVDHPGGRWMKEKWESDRAVTDFLKKVSMGDCRAWLQAFMVRWEEMLKTTASPTTVQPTVQPTVPPTEQPMAPAISPITWIALGVLAIFVIMGIVAWILYKKRRRCSQEAPDRCSVGLRTQSFFGCSSSPVFTLVPGEQTLGIPSLSTSYNDTVAAPSRVSCPI, encoded by the exons ATGCTCACTCTCTTTCCTATAACTTCACCGTCGACCTTCAGCCCGGACGTAGACAGCTGTGGTGTGAGGTTCAAGGGCAGGTGGATGGAGAGGTTTTTCTCTCCTATGATTGTGGACATGCTAAGATCATATTCACAAGTCTACTAGGAGAAGAAGTGAAAACCATGGAGGCCTGGGAAAGACAGGTCGAAACACTCAGAGACATCAGGGACTGGATCAAGGACCAACTGCATGACTTTGCACTGGGGAAACGCATGGCCAGAG ACCCCCTCACCCTGCAGGCCAGGATGGCATGTCGCTGTGAGGATGACAGACACATCAGTGGATCCTGGCAGTTTGGCTTGAATGGACAAATGAGTCTCCACTTTGATTTGGAGAATGGCCACTGGAGAGTGGATCACCCTGGAGGCAGATGGATGAAGGAGAAGTGGGAGAGTGACAGGGCAGTGACCGACTTCCTGAAGAAGGTCTCCATGGGAGACTGTCGGGCTTGGCTTCAGGCTTTCATGGTGCGCTGGGAGGAAATGTTGAAGACCACGG CATCACCGACCACGGTCCAGCCTACAGTGCAGCCCACAGTCCCGCCTACAGAGCAGCCCATGGCCCCAGCCATCAGTCCCATCACCTGGATCGCCCTTGGGGTTCTTGCCATTTTTGTCATAATGGGCATCGTAGCCTGGATCCTTTACAAGAAGAG GAGGCGGTGCTCCCAGGAAGCCCCTGACAggtgctctgttggcctcaggactCAGTCTTTCTTTGGTTGCTCTTCTTCTCCTGTGTTCACTTTAGTGCCAGGAGAGCAGACCTTAGGAATCCCAAGTCTGTCTACCAGTTATAACGACACGGTGGCTGCACCATCTCGAGTCTCTTGTCCCATCTGA